CGCCTTTCTGGCGACATGTGTCGAGCGCTATTGATACAGCGAGCGATAATTCCAAGAGGCGATAAACTAGaaagtttaaaacaaaaatttacgagtgGAAATCTACTTGCTAAAATATGGGGACGTTACACCTCCCtccctaaaataaaatattggacCATGCGCCAATATTTGAACATATACTAATTATAGCTATGAACCAAagcataatacaaaataataaaacataggTTTTGACAAAATTGATCCAATATTTGGACGTATACGAATTATAACCATAAACCGcgcaatacaaaaataaaacataaattttgacaaaattgaTCCAATATTTGGACGTATACCAATTATAACCATGAAGCACACAATACAAAAATAGCGAAACATAAATTTGGACAAGAAATAGTGCAATATTTGCAaccatatataaaattaccgaAGCATAATGGAATATACTTaaccataaaattatcaagataatATGATGAAGGAGAGATTATGAAATATACGCAaccatatatatatgagaGTACAAGAtagttcaaaatattatttcgttacCTTAACCTGGGGTACGATGTCGCGTGGACAGTCGTCTAACAATTGTCTTAATTCTTTATAAGTGTATTTATGTTCACTCACATTACAATTTTCACCAGAGGACGATTCCTGAGATTGTTCGCAGATCGGCACAGGTGATGGGGCGGATGGTTCCACGTTTTCACCCTGGTTTGGAGTCTTCTTCTCTTTGATTGGTGCCGTTTGACCCAGATGTAGTAATAAATGGGTGATGGAAGTCCAGATGGCTCCCAAAAGATGTAAGCTCCATCCATAAACAGAATGTAGAGCGTAACCGTGGATGATCGTATCGATGACAAGTTTCGTTACTcgaataacgataaaaattcCGAGCACTCCTGCACTCGCGGATCCAAAACTGATAAAGCCCCTCCAAATTCTTTTACCGGTGCTTTCAGCCAGCTGATCCAAAGATTTCTCGTCCAGAAGACCCAAAATTGAAATGCTCCCGGATGGAACGGTTTGTCCCATCACTCCTCGGGCCAAATTATGTAAAGTTGACGGCTTTTCGACTGGAAACATTATATGGTCCCGCAATCGTTCCAGATCATCGTTTGTGTAAATTCCGCTTGTGGCAAGCGATGAAGGGTTGACGTATTTCCATTTTGGATTGGTGAGAGGTTGAATGGTTTGTGGAGGCAGTGACTCCGTTGGACGTTGTCCCGTCCGAAACCAAATTCCATGTAACTTGTACATCGTAGGCAAAAGTTCGTTGCAGTCTCGCCGAGTTCCCGCTTTGGAAAGAATTCTTGATCTTGGTAGCAGAAACATGGAAATATTCCGATGATAAACTGGAAGCTCGTTGTAGCAGTCTTCTGTGTGTCTAATTTTGCACTCGGTAGGCTCGCATTTGATGATGTGAATAACATCACCGGCGATTACTGCTGTGTAACCAACGTTTTTCATAATTCGAGAGGCCATCTCGTCCGGGGCGATGCTGGCCAGTGAGAGTGCATTCTTCAGGATTTGTTTTTCTAGAGCACATTTCTGTTCCATGATGTCTTGGTATAGTGTTGAGAGTTGGCTTTGGACATGCTTCTCGATGTAGACAAATTTAGAATTCACGTAAgcaaatatatctaaattgtCTACAGGCGTTTTAGAACGTGTTCTGAATGCTTTCCCTTGCTGGGTTTCGAAGATGAAGAGCTTCGGATGTTCCGTGTGGTAGATTCTGTATCCACAAAGATTAACTTCTGTAGTTTTTGCCAGTGCGAAAGTCGTTCCATGTGTTGTAACTGCATATACTACAGGCGTGGATTGATTATCTCGCGGTGTAAGCTTGGTAGCATACCCCTCGTATAAAGTATCATACTGGTCGAAATGGCAATTGTCGATTGATGTTACAGACCAATAAGATTCACCTCCTTCTGAATCTATGCAGTATCCTGTGAAGGCATCACATGTTGTTCCCGATGGCAGCATCACGAGATTTGAAACTCTTTTTACTGGAGCTTCAAATGAGTGTAATTCCACCTTGACGGTGGCTTGGACAACAACGCTATCCCATGATCCCTGTCCGTCGGTATATTGTGCACCAGAACAGCGCCCATCCGTAGCAACCGATCCGGCCAGAGTAATACTGTGTCGGCTAGTACGGTTTTGCGGAACACGATCAATTATTGCATTTCCGATCACGACAGTTCCGGTTTCGTGAAGACGAGAGCAGCCAATTGATCCAATTTCTTGAACATAATTTCTCTGTCCATTGTGCACTATTGAAATGTGAGAATGCATTCCGCAATGATATACAATGCGGTTTATTTCCACTTTACATTGTATGACCTTAATACGATGAAAGTCGGACAGTTGTAGCAGTTGGATGTATGTTTCCTCTCGATTGGGTTCGATACTATCCAAATTGCAATCACCAATATCAATGAGCGAGAGTGTCGTTATATTTAATCCGTTTCCTGTGCAATCGTACCCAGTGAGTCCCAGTGAAAGGGGTACGAGCAGTAGGAGTATGATTAGAGTAGCTTTCATGATGATGTCGTCCGATTCCTTCTTGATGAACTGGCTGTTGATTGTTCCGATGGCCAGTTATATAAGTCTTCATTGACGACTGGTGGGGGATCCGTAGAGTGGGGTGCACCCTTTGCGATACGTAACTTATCGGCATGCACAATTCGAGTCTTGTGTAAACTTATCGCTAATTTGACATTATTATTGTTCATCACCTGAATAACATCGTAAGGGCCGATATATTGATCACACAGTTTGTTTTTGTTCGGctcttttaacaaataaactttatCACCCACTTTAAACTCGTATGGCTTAATTCGTCTATCGTAATAAGTCTTTGATCTCTCCTTTGAcctgattaaattatttcgagcATTATCTTGTACCTCATTTAAACGAAGAAACAATTGAGTCAAGTAATTAGCATAACTTTCGTTACGAATATCATCCAAAGATGGATCGCTACTTGGAACTCTAGCAATTTTACCGAAAACCAATTCATAAGGCGTATATCTCGTACCTTCATGCACGcttgtattataagaaaaacatgcaaattttagatattcgTCCCAATCTTTACGGGTaacaaattgtttcaaatactCCCACAAAACGTGGTGTGAGCGTTCTACCGAACCGTTCGACTGAGGCCTGTAGGCAGTAGTTTTATATTGcctaattctaaatttatgcGCAACAGTACgcatcaaaatattaacaaaatttgtacCTTGATCAGTCAAAAGAGCTTTCGGGGCTCcgaatgtacaaataaaatcttgGATAAATGCATCGGCTACATGGGTAGCAGTGGTATGTTTGAGAGGAATCGCAAGGCAGTATTTAGTAAGGAGGTCTTGGATCGTCAATATATGAGTGTTGCCTGATCTTGAGGCGGGTAACGGTCCCATTATGTCCATAGAGATTTTGTCGAATGCCGTATCGGGTGTATCAGTCAGAGTCATTGGTTGTTTAGTCTTTACGCGTACCAGTTTTTtaagctgacaatttttacatttttgtataaaattttgtatagttCGTTTCATATAGggccaaaaatatttttgcctaATCCGATCGTACGTTTTGGTTACACCTTTGTGTCCTCCGATAATGGACGAATGGTTTtccgttattattttaaaacggTCTTCCTCGGGtggtaaaattatttcgttattgCAAATCAGTATTTTTGTTTCGCTTTCGGAGAATATCCGTCGAAGGAGTGAAGCAATCACATTCCAACCGATACTAGCTACATCACCTTTGCAAATTGAAATAGTTTTAAGATCAAGTTCAGTTACCACATCTAATAACGAGTGCAAAGATtcttcaataaattcaatttctgtCAAACTTGATACCCGTTCTTTTATCACTaaagcaattatatttttattttcgtgatTTATTACCCTGGCTCGGGCAAGAGCACTCTCAGAAATAGGCGGGAGTTTGCCAACGTCAGCGAGCATTCGCGCTCCCTTGTCACAAGGTTCACCCTTCTGTGTGACGAATATCACTAAATCATCActtcgcgataaaaaattgtcgCGAATTTCGTGAAGTCCAAAATcgtgaattatattaaaattttcgctTACTGCgttatcattatttgtttcgttTTTGGAAAAATCATCATCTGACAAATCGTCATCAGAAAAATCCGTCAGATCATGTATATCTGCCGTCTCTCGattgttattcatattttgaaTCACAGATGATTCAATTTCCTCTatgtcatcgtcatcgtcttGGTAGTTCGTATCGTCTTGTACAATGCTAGGATTGGGAGAAAGATTAACAGATTCGCTATCTGTGAATAGTGGTAAGATTTGGAGCGATTTTGGCATGTTGGAGGGGAAGGTAGGATCACTTATTGGGTTTCTAGACAGAGCGTCTGCATTTACGTTAATTTTACCGGCCTTATAAATGACCTCGTATTCGTATTCCGCCAATTTAAGTCTCCAACGAACAAGCCTCGAAGTCGGATCTTTAACCGAATGTAACCAAACTAACGGCTTGTGGTCCGTcacaagtaaaaatttatgtccGTAAAGATAGggtctaaaataattaacgcaATATACTATCGCTAACAATTCCTTTTCAATGGTCGAATAGTTTGATTCCGCGTTATTCAATAAACGCGAGGTATACGCTATCGGCAAATCTTTACCTATCGCGCCTTGACTTAAAATACCTCCGATCGCGTAACCTGAAGCATCGGTCGTTACAATAAACGGTTTAGTAAAGTCCGGATATTGTAAAAGAGGTTCCGAGCATAAagaatttctcaaataaacaAACGCATCTTCCTGCTTACTCGTccaaataaactttacatCTTTCTTCAATAATTCAGTTAGTGGCTTGGCAATTTTAGAGAAATCAGGAATAAATTTGCGATAATAACCAGCCAAACCAAGaaattgctttatatttttagcatttttggGTCTCGGAAACTCCTGTACAGCGAGTATCTTTTTTGGATCGGGTTTGACACCCATTTCGCTTATGACATGCCCGAGATAATTTACTTCTCTACGCAAGAATTCACATTTATCGGGCTGCAACCGAAGATTCGCTTGTCGTAATCTACCcgctaatttattaaattttattttatgttcttcCAATGAACTTGCATAAATCACGATGTCGTCgagataaacaaataattctatGCCTTGGAGGCCTGATAAAATTTGATCCATTAACCGCTGGAAAGTAGCGGGCGCGTTTTTGAGCCCGAAAGGCATGCGATTGAAATGATAATGACCATACGGCGTCGAGAATGCTGTTTTCGGTGCATCCGCCGTGTCCATAGGAATTTGATGAAAACCGGACGCAAGATCAAATACGCTAAAGTATTTCGCGCTCCCTAATTGATCTAGGATATCGGTAATATTCGGAAGGGGGTAAGCGTCGCCTACCGTTTTTTCGTTAAGCATGCGATAATCTATGACCattctccattttttatttcccttGGAGTCTGGTTTTTTGGGCACTATCCACAAGGGAGAATTGTATGGTGAATCAGAtgatctaattattttattatctaaaagTTCTTTGACTTGTTTGTTAATCTCTTCCTTGTGAATAGGCGGGAATCTATACTGTTTAGTGTTAATAGGTAGATTGTCGGTCGTCGTAATTTTATGGCTCATCTCGGTTGTACACGTAAGTTTATCATCCGGTAATCGAAAGAGATCGCTATGCTTCTGAATAAGCATGTCGATGTGTTCCgattcttctttatttaaatgatcTAGCCGAAGGAGTTCCCGGATGATTTGAACTCTCTCGTTTCCTTTCGTATGAACTGTAGCGCAACGCGTCGATCTACCTTTTgaatttatctcatttttgcCATGAAAATTAGGATTACGCCCGTTGgttgaaaaatcaaaatttttaccattCGAAATAGTCTTGTTTTTACTACAAGAAATAGAGTCAGATCCGTCACCAACATTATTAGAATCTTTAT
The window above is part of the Linepithema humile isolate Giens D197 chromosome 8, Lhum_UNIL_v1.0, whole genome shotgun sequence genome. Proteins encoded here:
- the LOC137001515 gene encoding uncharacterized protein, giving the protein MKATLIILLLLVPLSLGLTGYDCTGNGLNITTLSLIDIGDCNLDSIEPNREETYIQLLQLSDFHRIKVIQCKVEINRIVYHCGMHSHISIVHNGQRNYVQEIGSIGCSRLHETGTVVIGNAIIDRVPQNRTSRHSITLAGSVATDGRCSGAQYTDGQGSWDSVVVQATVKVELHSFEAPVKRVSNLVMLPSGTTCDAFTGYCIDSEGGESYWSVTSIDNCHFDQYDTLYEGYATKLTPRDNQSTPVVYAVTTHGTTFALAKTTEVNLCGYRIYHTEHPKLFIFETQQGKAFRTRSKTPVDNLDIFAYVNSKFVYIEKHVQSQLSTLYQDIMEQKCALEKQILKNALSLASIAPDEMASRIMKNVGYTAVIAGDVIHIIKCEPTECKIRHTEDCYNELPVYHRNISMFLLPRSRILSKAGTRRDCNELLPTMYKLHGIWFRTGQRPTESLPPQTIQPLTNPKWKYVNPSSLATSGIYTNDDLERLRDHIMFPVEKPSTLHNLARGVMGQTVPSGSISILGLLDEKSLDQLAESTGKRIWRGFISFGSASAGVLGIFIVIRVTKLVIDTIIHGYALHSVYGWSLHLLGAIWTSITHLLLHLGQTAPIKEKKTPNQGENVEPSAPSPVPICEQSQESSSGENCNVSEHKYTYKELRQLLDDCPRDIVPQVKVTK